In Rhodanobacter humi, the genomic stretch TGGCGCTACGAGAAGCTGCTGACTGGCTGAGCAGTCGCGGGCATCAGGGCTGGCGCGTCTCGACGCCTTTCGCCATCGGCATCCAGTGCACCTGGTCGAGCGAGTATTCCTGCCGGTAGTCGATGCGGTCGCGGCCGGTGAACACGTTCACGGTGCGCGCGTAGACGGTCTTGCCGTGGTCGCTGAACTGCCACGGGAAGGTCCAGCGTTCGCCCTCGACGATCAGCGTGCCCGCGCCGCCCGCATCGCCGTCGACGGGGATGGCGTGGGTGACGTAGTGATCGCCGTCCTTGCCGCGCTGGAACACGATCAGCGCCTTGGGCTGGCCGTCCACGATCTGCTCGCAGGCGTAGAACGCGCGGCCGCGCCAGCAGTCGTTGTGCAGCGTGCCGGTTTCCTTGCCGACCTTGCTGTACGGCGTGGTGTAGTGCTCGGCTTGCGTATGCCAGGTGCCGGCGTAGACCGTGATGCGGTCCAGCCCGTCGCTGGCCGCCTGCGCGGCGACGCTGACGAACAGCAGGCTGGCGCAGCACCAGGGTGAAAGATTTCGCATGGCTTCGTCTCTCCGTCGATCCGGCCTCGCCGCGGCAGCGGCAAGGCCGGGTTGCGATTCACGCGCGCGCCGCGGTCGTCACTTGCGGTCGTGGTTCGCCGCTTCCGCCGCCGCCTTGAGCTCGCGGTTGGCCTGGTCGAGCAGATCCTTCGCCTTCGCCGCGTGGCCGTCCATGTCCCATTCGTTCGCCTGCTGCGCGGCGACGATGCGGTGGTAGGCCTGGTCGGTGAGCCGCTGCGCCGCGGCGATGTTCGGATGACGATGGCCGCTGACGTCGCGTACCGGCTGCGCAGCGAACGCGGCGGCGGCGACCAGCGCCAGCGCGGCGGCCGAAACGGCCCCTGTGAGCTTCTTCATGTGCGTCTCCCCCGGTGGTGTGGATGCCACGGGCGGCGCACGGTCGCGCCCTCGTGGCGACGCGAAATCTAGCGCGGCCGCGCTTCAAGTTCCTGCGTCGCCTTCGTTCGGCAGGTGCGGGGGCTCCTGCGCCGGTTGGCCGGATGGCGACTCCGCCGCTAACCGCCCAGCGGCGAGCTGATGCGTTGCTGCGTGGCCGCGTCCGGCCGCGCCACCAGCGCGCCATCGCGGGCGAGGCTCACGCTGTAGTGGCCGCCGTCGACCAGCGGCAGGAAGGCGCCGCTGCCGTAGACCGCGTCCACCATCGGCAGCGCCCGCGGGTATTGTCGGCGCAGGTCGAGCAGGTCGAAGCCGTCGGTGGAACCGAGGCCGACCACGGTGCGCGGCGCGCTCGCCTCCTGCGCGGGATCGTCGTAGCGGCCGTCGATGCGGGCTAGCCGGTACAGCGGCGGCAGGCCGGCGAGCACGGCCGGCAGTTTCCACTTCAGCACCACCGCCTCGACGCGCCAGTCGTCGCCGGCCAGTTCGAGCCGGCGCGTGCTGCCGTCGGGCCAGGCGAGCGTGACGGCCCAGCGCTGCGGCGAGAGGATGTGCGCGTCGATATCGACCACCGGCGTCTCCTCGCCCAGCAGGCGATAGCCGCGCAGCGCCCAGCCGCCGGTGCCGAGCAGCACCGCCAGCGCGAAACACGCCACGCACAGCAGCCCATGCCAGCACGCCGCCAGCCGCGCGCCGGCGTCGAGGCGACGACGCAACGTCACCAGCTGCAGCAGGCACAGCAGCAGCAGGACCGCCGCCAGCACCAGCAGCACGGTGGCGGGCAGGCGCAGCAGTTCGATCGGGTTCATCGGGCTTTCCGGGGCAGGGGCGTGCGCATGATAAGCCGCGCGGATGCGCTCGCTATACTGCGGACGTTCCCGGCGACCACGGTCGCCGCGTGCGCCTTCCCGCCCATTTCCCTCTGGTGTCCGATCATGCGCCGTCCGCTGCTGCTGCTGCCGCTCTGCCTCGCCGCCGCCCTGCTTGCCGGCTGCGGCAACAAGGGTCCGCTGTACTTGCCGAACAACCCGCATCCGCCGGTCCACGTGCCGCCGCAGCCCGTGCCGGCGCAATCGGCGCCGGCCCCGGCGAGCAGCAGCGCCGCGCCCGCCGCCACGCACTGAGCGCGGCGATGCTGCGCTTCTCCAAGATGCACGGCCTGGGCAACGACTTCGTCGTGCTCGATTGCCGCAGCGCGCCGTTCGCGCTGGACGTGGCGCGCATCCGCGCGCTGGCCGACCGTCGCACCGGCGTCGGCTTCGACCAGCTGCTCAGCGTGGAGCCGGCGCGCGATCCCAGCTGCGCGTACTACTACGGCATCTGGAACACCGACGGTTCGCCCTCGGGCCAGTGCGGCAACGGCGTGCGCTGCGTGGCGGCGTGGCTGCACCGCGCCGGCGCGCTGGCTCTGGGCGAGGCAGTGCGGCTGGAGAGCCCGTCCGGCCCGGTGACGGTGCGCCTGCTCGCCGCGCACGAGGTCACCGTGGACATGGGCGAACCGGCGTTCGCGCCGGCGCGCATCCCGTTCGCGGCGGCGGCCGAGGCGGATCGCTACGCGATCGAGGTCGACGGCGCCACGCTGGAGATCGGTGCGGTGTCGATGGGCAATCCGCACGCGGTGGTGATAACGGACACGCTGGCCGCGGACGCGCCGGCGCAGCTGGGCCCGGCGCTCAGCACGCATGCACGCTTCGCCGAGGGGGCGAATGCCGGCTTCGCCGAACGCCTCGACCGCGGCCGCCTCAAGCTGCGCGTGCACGAGCGCGGCGCGGGCTGGACCCAGGCCTGCGGCACCGGCGCCTGCGCCGCGATGGCGGTGCTGCGCCGGCGCGGCGAGGTGGACGAAAGCGTGCGGGTGGAGCTGCCCGGCGGGGTGCTGCGCATCGATTGGCGCGGCCCCGGCCACACGCTGTGGATGACCGGCCCCGCCGCGTTCGTGTTCGAAGGTGAATGGCTCGGGATGCTCTGATTGGTCCCGGCACAAACGACACCGATCTGTCTGCCTGCAGACCACAGGTGCGACGTTGAAGGCAGACTGGCCGTCTGTCGAAACGGCGCGCCGAAGGGATGCAGGCAGACAGACCGGCCCTGCTTTTGAATTCGAATGATGGGGTGATGCCCAGAAGGCGCGCACATCGCCGCGCGCGTCTTGCCCAGACAGCCAGTCTGGGCAGCGCCACGCACGACAATCTGCGCGCCTTCTGGGCATCATGTCGTTTGTGCCGGGGCCAATCAGAGCATCCTTTATTGATCCCTGCGCGCGTCCATCGCACACTCCGGGCATGACCGGCCCGAGGAAAACGCGCATGAACGTCCCGCTGTCCGACGATGCCACCGAGGCCGGCGCCGTCGCGGCCTACCTGAAACAACACCCTGCCTTCCTCAGCGACTACCCCGAGCTGGCCGCCCAGCTCACCTTGCCGCGCGAGCAGGGCGCGGTGGCCTCGCTGGCCACCTACCAGCTGCAGCAGTTGCGCGAGAAGAACGCGGAGCTGGAGCGCCGCCT encodes the following:
- the lptM gene encoding LPS translocon maturation chaperone LptM, with product MRRPLLLLPLCLAAALLAGCGNKGPLYLPNNPHPPVHVPPQPVPAQSAPAPASSSAAPAATH
- the dapF gene encoding diaminopimelate epimerase, whose protein sequence is MLRFSKMHGLGNDFVVLDCRSAPFALDVARIRALADRRTGVGFDQLLSVEPARDPSCAYYYGIWNTDGSPSGQCGNGVRCVAAWLHRAGALALGEAVRLESPSGPVTVRLLAAHEVTVDMGEPAFAPARIPFAAAAEADRYAIEVDGATLEIGAVSMGNPHAVVITDTLAADAPAQLGPALSTHARFAEGANAGFAERLDRGRLKLRVHERGAGWTQACGTGACAAMAVLRRRGEVDESVRVELPGGVLRIDWRGPGHTLWMTGPAAFVFEGEWLGML